The DNA region CCTTTTTTTTAACGACCTTGAAGTTTTTGAGGTTGATTTCTATTCTTTTTTCGCCAAGCGCAACAGGACCAAGGGAAATTGTTGGGCCGGTTTGAGCGAGAGTGAATGAGCTAGCTACAAGAACACAAAATGTCGTAAGGAATCTGAATATTTTCATAGACTTATTCTAGCTATAAATAAGATTTCTCACCACTGGGAATTTTTCCCTAAATGGATCGACTTTCATGGACAGAATCATGATTTAGTTATAGAAAATCACAAACTTATCTTTTATCTATCATTGAGGAACGAGAATGTTACCTGAGGGAATTGATCCTAAAGACCTTTTACTTTCAAGTTATGACTATCATTTGCCAGAGGAGCTAATTGCTTCAAGACCTGCGCCCAATCGTCATACTTCTAAGCTTTTGGTCTACAATGCAAAAGACGATACGGTTACCCACACATCGTTTTTAGAACTTGATAAGTTTCTTCCAAGCGGAGCTCAGATCGTTTTTAATCAATCCAAGGTTTTTCCCTGTCGACTTGTTGGAAAAAAACCAACGGGTGGAAAGGCCGAGATCTTTGTTCTCTCTGTTGTCGATGTCGATGGAAGTTATCCTTGCTTAATTAAAAGTCGTGGCAAGAAAGATCTTGGCGATACTTATCTTCTCGATGGTGATGTTCAAGCGACTATTACTTGGGTTGAAGAGGGGCGCTTTGGGGTTTCTTTTAATATCGACTCTCAAGCAAGCTCTCTTGCAAACTATCTTGAAGAGTATGGAAAAATTCCAATTCCTCCCTATATTCGCGGTGGAGAATCTGATGATCTTGATAAAAAAGATTATCAAACCGTCTATGCAAAAGAAGTTGGAAGCGTTGCCGCTCCTACGGCCGGGCTTCACTTTAGCGATGAGGTTTTTTCAAAATTAGAGAAAAAAAATATTGATCGGGCCTATGTTACATTACACGTAGGACTTGGGACGTTTGCTCCTGTTAAGACTGAAAATGTTCTCGATCACGACATGCACACAGAACAATATTTTGTCGACCAACAAAACCTTGAAAGACTTGAACAAAAGAGACCTCGCTTTTGCGTTGGAACAACCTCTCTTCGCGTTCTCGAGTCATCTTTTAAAAGTACAGGTTTTGATCTTGAGGCGGATAAGCGTTATCAGACAAATATCTTTTTACACCCAGGTAAAGATGTGAAAAGCATTGATGGACTCATCACAAATTTTCACTTACCTAAATCAACTCTTCTCATGCTCGTAAGTTCGCTTATTGGAAGAGAGAAAACTTTAGAACTCTATAAAATTGCCATTGAAAATGAATACAGATTCTTTTCTTATGGCGATGCAATGCTCATTTTGAGGTAATATGTCCTATTATACAGAAGTAGCTAAAAGTGGAAATGCTAGGGCCGGTGTTATTAAAACAGCACACGGTGAAATTCAAACACCTATTTTTATGCCTGTTGGTACGCGTGCATCTGTAAAGTGCATGTGGGGCCACGAGCTTGAAGAACTAGGTGCCCAGATCATTCTAGGAAACACTTATCATCTCTATTTAAGACCTGGTCACGAACTCATTGAACAAGTGGGAGGTGGACTTCACGGTTTTATGAATTGGAATAAACCAATCCTCACAGATTCTGGTGGCTACCAAGTATTTTCTCTATCGGCCATTAATAAACTTTCAGAGGAAGGGGTGACGTTTCAATCGCATATCGATGGTTCTTATCACCTTATCTCTCCAGAGAAGTCGATGGAAATTCAAAAGGCCCTAGGTAGTGACATTGTCATGGCCTTTGATGAGTGCCCTGCGCTTCCGGCAACGAAAGAAAAACTTAGAGAGAGTATGGAACTCACTCTTCGCTGGGCCAAGCGCTGTAAAGATTATGAACTTAAAGAGCACCAACGTCTCTTTGGAATCATTCAAGGTGGTCTTCATTTTGATCTTCGTAGCGAATGCATGGAGCGTCTAAAAGAAATGGATTTTCCTGGGTTTGCTTTGGGCGGACTTTCTGTTGGTGAAAAAAATGATGAGATGGTCGAGTTCCTCGATAACTTTGTTCATACTATGCCAGATGAGAAGCCACGCTATCTCATGGGTGTAGGAAAGCCACTCGATGTTCTCAATGGAATTCGCGCGGGTCTTGATATGTTTGACTGCGTTCTTCCAACAAGAAATGCTCGCAATGGCCAGTTCTTAACAAGCCATGGACCAATCTCAATCAAGAAAGAAAAATTTAAATTCGATACACTTCCCCCTGATCCAGAATGTGAATGTAAAGTTTGTAAGAACTATTCACGCTCATATATTCGCCATCTCTTCAATGTTGGAGAGTATCTCGCGGGTCAGATGATTAGTTATCACAATCTTCATTTTTATCTCAATATGGTTAAAGAAGCCCGCGAGGCGATCATTGCGGATAAGTTTGACGAATATTATACGAACTTTTATAACAAATACTCTTCCAACGAGTGGAGTTAATAATTTTTAAATAGAGGTTATTTTATGAGTTTACTTGCCTTACTTATGACTAGTGCTAACGCGCAAGAAGCTGCAGCAGCACCAGCAGCGCAAAACGGAATGATGCAGTTCCTACCACTTGTATTCATCTTCGTAATTTTTTATTTTCTTATCCTTCGTCCACAGAAAAAGAAGCTTGAACAAGAAGCAAAGCTTATCGGTGAACTGAAAAAAGGTGATGAGATCTACACAAAAGCGGGTATCCTAGGGAAAATCCATGGGCTGACTGAAAAAGTAGTAACGCTTGAAGTTGAAGATGGTGTAAAATTAAAAGTATTGAAAAGTCAGATTGCTGGGCTTGCTAAAACGATCTTCGAAGAAAAGAAGAACGACTAAATTGGAGAGCGCATGTTTGGTATAGGCATGTTTGAATTGTTGATTATTTTTGTTTTTGCCCTTGTTTTTATCGGGCCGAAAAAGCTTCCTGAGCTTGCAAAGGGGCTAGGTAAGGGACTACGAGAGTTTCAAAAGGCAAAAGATGATCTCATGAATCATGTCAATGACACGACACCTCAAAGTCAGCCAGAACAGCAGACTGTGAAGATTCACGACGAGGAAGCAGTCGAAACAAGCGCAGTGCAAAAAGAAAACTTGGCCAATGAAAAACCAAGTGAAGAAGTCCGACAAAAAAATGACGCAGGTGAAGTTTAACCACCTGCGTTTTCCTTTCTTTCCTTATTTATTCCTTTCCTTGCATTATTGTATACTTATCCACTATACTTTTTAGTGGTTTAATTTACACGTGAATACGGACGTTCGATTCGCTTCGAACTTAAGGGAGTATGTTAATGAAAAGAAGCTGGTGGTATCGCTTTATCTTTCTGATCGCGGTTACGGTTATGTCAATCGTCGTGGTCATTCCAACAGTCATGGACTTCAATGAGGAGAGTAATTATCCTGTTAAGTCTAAGATCAACCTAGGTCTAGACCTTCAGGGTGGGCTTTACATGATTCTTGGGATCGACTTTAAAAAAGTCTATAAAGATGAAGTAAGAAGTTACGCACGCAAGATCGAGTACACAATGAAAGACGATGCAGGTGTTATCGTTACAGGTGGAGAGATCGATGCAACTGACCCACTTGATCCGAAAATGGAGATTATGATCTCTTCGGCAAGTGATGTTCAAAAAACTAAAGATAAGATTCACGAATTTTTTAATGGTCTTCTAAGAATTACTGGTGAAGACACTTCAAAGATTCAAATCGCACTTACTAACAATGTTAAAAGAACAATTGAAGAGCAATCTGTTACAAAGTCAATTGAAGTTATCAGAAACAGAATTGATGAATTTGGTGTTACAGAGCCTGAGATTGTTTCTCAAGGTAAAGATAGAATCATTGTTCAGCTTCCAGGTGTTAAAGACATTGATAGAGCAAAAGAACTTATTGGTCGTACGGCCAAACTCGAGTTCAAACTTGTTAATGATCAAATCCCAATGGCGCAAGTTCAGTCTTGGCTAAAAAAGACAGAAGATGCAGGGATTGTTTTTAACAAAGGTGACCGCTTTTCTGATTACATTAAAAAGGTTAACGAAAATCTTAAAGATGAACTTCCAAAAAACTATATTTTAGCTTTTGAGAAGAAGGTTTCTAAGGCAACAAATGAAGTTGAACTTAAAATTCCTTATCTCGTTGATCTAAACCCAAGAATTACTGGTGATGATCTTGCTGATGCAAGAGTTCTAATCGATCAACAAAAAAACGAGCCTTATGTTTCACTTGATTTTAAGAAACAAGGTGCAGATCGTTTTGAAAAAGTAACTGGTGAGAATA from Halobacteriovorax sp. GB3 includes:
- the queA gene encoding tRNA preQ1(34) S-adenosylmethionine ribosyltransferase-isomerase QueA — encoded protein: MLPEGIDPKDLLLSSYDYHLPEELIASRPAPNRHTSKLLVYNAKDDTVTHTSFLELDKFLPSGAQIVFNQSKVFPCRLVGKKPTGGKAEIFVLSVVDVDGSYPCLIKSRGKKDLGDTYLLDGDVQATITWVEEGRFGVSFNIDSQASSLANYLEEYGKIPIPPYIRGGESDDLDKKDYQTVYAKEVGSVAAPTAGLHFSDEVFSKLEKKNIDRAYVTLHVGLGTFAPVKTENVLDHDMHTEQYFVDQQNLERLEQKRPRFCVGTTSLRVLESSFKSTGFDLEADKRYQTNIFLHPGKDVKSIDGLITNFHLPKSTLLMLVSSLIGREKTLELYKIAIENEYRFFSYGDAMLILR
- the tgt gene encoding tRNA guanosine(34) transglycosylase Tgt, translated to MSYYTEVAKSGNARAGVIKTAHGEIQTPIFMPVGTRASVKCMWGHELEELGAQIILGNTYHLYLRPGHELIEQVGGGLHGFMNWNKPILTDSGGYQVFSLSAINKLSEEGVTFQSHIDGSYHLISPEKSMEIQKALGSDIVMAFDECPALPATKEKLRESMELTLRWAKRCKDYELKEHQRLFGIIQGGLHFDLRSECMERLKEMDFPGFALGGLSVGEKNDEMVEFLDNFVHTMPDEKPRYLMGVGKPLDVLNGIRAGLDMFDCVLPTRNARNGQFLTSHGPISIKKEKFKFDTLPPDPECECKVCKNYSRSYIRHLFNVGEYLAGQMISYHNLHFYLNMVKEAREAIIADKFDEYYTNFYNKYSSNEWS
- the yajC gene encoding preprotein translocase subunit YajC, whose translation is MSLLALLMTSANAQEAAAAPAAQNGMMQFLPLVFIFVIFYFLILRPQKKKLEQEAKLIGELKKGDEIYTKAGILGKIHGLTEKVVTLEVEDGVKLKVLKSQIAGLAKTIFEEKKND
- a CDS encoding twin-arginine translocase TatA/TatE family subunit; amino-acid sequence: MFGIGMFELLIIFVFALVFIGPKKLPELAKGLGKGLREFQKAKDDLMNHVNDTTPQSQPEQQTVKIHDEEAVETSAVQKENLANEKPSEEVRQKNDAGEV
- the secD gene encoding protein translocase subunit SecD produces the protein MKRSWWYRFIFLIAVTVMSIVVVIPTVMDFNEESNYPVKSKINLGLDLQGGLYMILGIDFKKVYKDEVRSYARKIEYTMKDDAGVIVTGGEIDATDPLDPKMEIMISSASDVQKTKDKIHEFFNGLLRITGEDTSKIQIALTNNVKRTIEEQSVTKSIEVIRNRIDEFGVTEPEIVSQGKDRIIVQLPGVKDIDRAKELIGRTAKLEFKLVNDQIPMAQVQSWLKKTEDAGIVFNKGDRFSDYIKKVNENLKDELPKNYILAFEKKVSKATNEVELKIPYLVDLNPRITGDDLADARVLIDQQKNEPYVSLDFKKQGADRFEKVTGENIGRRMAIILDGNVYSAPNIQTRIAGGRAQITLGSGNFNQTMKEARDLALVLRAGALPVQLDFLEQRTVGPSLGHDSIDKARFASLVGCALVFIFIFIYYRVSGAVAMVTLSLNVLFVLAALVGLEATLTLPGIAGIALTIGMAVDANIIIYERIREEIRKGVTNYKAVEKGFEQAFWTIIDANITTALAGLCLLNFGTGPIRGFAVTLLIGIVATVYTSYFAGRLFFEFYMDKVEGQDLSI